In Musa acuminata AAA Group cultivar baxijiao chromosome BXJ2-10, Cavendish_Baxijiao_AAA, whole genome shotgun sequence, a genomic segment contains:
- the LOC135625493 gene encoding uncharacterized protein LOC135625493 — MWSRKRRWITACYHPYSVGVVALLFIVYKFFPSLFGLLVNSSPVIVCTSLLLGILLGLARPNVSENEEDNKLIDASSSLKNESVANDLVAKNEEKFKVRSRVGSKGATKRMTVKTIVLGGSKLNELDQTDATSVYSVEEDNNLIEDKHAARRLVEDLIEASEGIGCAEKITTVLGVNADETKLDRCHDSCLDSSWHHINHKDASSDSESDGTDISNSSVANAVPILDELDPLVSKDNSEDDSVAFSQNHVSDDGSTEDEAENQDDEDDEELQEEKDDGNKVVVTWTADDQKNLMDLGKSELERNRWLENLIAKREAKKATEKNLIDLDDNMEETSQAYAQLPSVSAPRRNPFDLPYDSDESIPGSAPSVLLPRQNPFDLSYEQIYDEENSNHEFVAVPQRDMFIRRHESFSVGPSFFSDFKVEKRASRFKAYFGAEKNEPQETTYAGLHRESSGSSDSKLSSTSESDAVSSVIDQEHQKDLLLGSGSSTKHETIPIEQNSQSLEDVKSVDVQQVESQINIINDHATHPSDSMLMEETHQANESFGTTNDDTSRDLVLNLADSFAERVEVIDEEYESSSSTPSEAENNSPDLEQTSDGSSKGSTASSKTIVADSDVVNVETDHVHDSHIVEPVYDSSPTATERSHSNSALDEAFCIADKGGSPSSAAAERIISSGGGTEESLTSTQGTLWVVPPSLAFVDQNESVSREISIIKELDVIGDELSKVHEDFGGPILPVLPDPAARQSMLGSNLSSVEIETSEDR, encoded by the exons ATGTGGTCGAGGAAAAGAAGATGGATAACTGCTTGTTATCATCCGTACTCTGTTGGTGTAGTTGCCCTCTTGTTTATAGTGTACAAGTTTTTTCCTTCACTGTTTGGTCTTCTTGTAAATTCTTCCCCGGTCATTGTTTGCACAAGTCTTCTTCTTGGAATCCTTCTGGGTCTTGCCAGACCGAATGTTTCTGAGAATGAAGAAGATAATAAGTTAATTGATGCAAGTTCATCTCTGAAGAATGAGTCAGTTGCAAATGATCTTGTGGCCAAGAATGAGGAAAAGTTCAAAGTCAGATCTCGTGTAGGGAGTAAAGGAGCAACTAAGAGAATGACAGTAAAGACAATTGTTTTGGGTGGTAGCAAGCTTAATGAGCTGGATCAAACAGATGCTACTTCTGTTTATTCAGTTGAGGAAGATAATAACTTGATCGAAGATAAACATGCTGCAAGAAGGCTGGTTGAAGATTTGATAGAAGCCAGTGAAGGTATTGGTTGTGCTGAAAAGATCACTACAGTTCTTGGTGTGAATGCTGATGAAACTAAATTGGACCGATGTCATGACTCTTGTTTGGATTCTTCTTGGCATCACATCAATCACAAGGATGCTTCTTCCGATTCTGAATCTGATGGAACAGATATCTCTAATTCTTCTGTGGCAAATGCTGTACCGATTCTTGATGAGCTCGACCCGCTCGTTTCAAAGGACAATTCTGAAGATGATTCTGTAGCATTCTCACAGAACCATGTCTCAGATGATGGTAGCACAGAGGATGAAGCTGAAAACCAAGATGACGAAGATGATGAAGAGTTACAAGAGGAGAAAGATGACGGAAACAAAGTCGTTGTAACATGGACTGCTGATGATCAGAAGAATCTCATGGATCTCGGCAAGTCTGAACTCGAAAGGAATCGCTGGCTGGAGAACTTAATAGCTAAACGAGAAGCAAAGAAGGCAACAGAGAAGAACTTAATAGATTTGGATGATAACATGGAGGAGACATCACAGGCTTATGCTCAACTTCCATCTGTTAGTGCACCAAGAAGGAATCCGTTTGATCTTCCCTATGATTCGGATGAATCAATTCCTGGTTCAGCTCCTTCAGTACTCTTACCGAGGCAAAATCCATTTGATCTTTCTTATGAGCAGATATATGATGAGGAGAACTCAAACCATGAGTTTGTTGCAGTTCCACAGCGTGATATGTTTATCAGAAGGCATGAGAGCTTCTCAGTTGGTCCTTCATTTTTCAGTGATTTTAAGGTTGAGAAGCGTGCTTCCCGGTTCAAGGCTTATTTTGGTGCAGAAAAGAATGAGCCTCAGGAGACAACTTATGCTGGTCTGCACAGAGAATCAAGTGGAAGTAGTGATTCAAAACTGAGTTCTACTTCAGAATCTGATGCAGTTTCTTCAGTCATTGATCAGGAACATCAGAAAGACTTGCTTCTAGGGAGTGGGTCTTCTACTAAACATGAAACAATTCCTATTGAACAAAACAGCCAATCCTTAGAGGATGTTAAGTCAGTGGATGTTCAACAAGTAGAGAGTCAGATAAACATAATTAATGATCACGCAACTCATCCGAGTGACAGCATGCTCATGGAAGAAACTCATCAAGCCAATGAAAGCTTTGGAACAACCAATGATGACACCAGCAGAGACTTGGTACTGAATTTGGCCGATTCTTTTGCTGAGAGGGTTGAAGTGATCGATGAAGAGTATGAGTCGAGTTCCTCTACTCCATCAGAAGCAGAAAATAATAGTCCTGACCTGGAACAAACGAGTGATGGTTCCTCAAAAGGCTCAACTGCTTCCTCGAAGACCATTGTAGCAGACTCCGATGTTGTGAATGTGGAAACAGATCATGTTCATGACAGCCATATTGTGGAACCTGTTTATGATTCCAGCCCAACAGCAACTGAAAGATCACATTCGAATTCGGCACTTGATGAAGCTTTCTGTATTGCTG ATAAAGGAGGTTCACCTTCAAGTGCAGCAGCTGAAAGAATTATTTCATCTGGTGGAGGAACAGAAGAAAGCTTGACATCCACCCAGGGGACTCTCTGGGTTGTACCTCCAAGCCTAGCATTTGTAGACCAGAATGAATCAGTATCAAGGGAGATATCAATAATCAAGGAGCTTGATGTCATTGGAGATGAGTTGTCTAAAGTTCATGAAGATTTTGGTGGCCCGATTTTGCCTGTTTTACCAGATCCAGCAGCTAGGCAGAGCATGCTTGGCTCAAATTTGTCATCGGTGGAGATTGAAACAAGTGAAGATAGATAA
- the LOC135586656 gene encoding ADP-ribosylation factor 1-like, translated as MGLTFTRLFSRLFAKKEMRILMVGLDAAGKTTILYKLKLGEIVTTIPTIGFNVETVEYKNISFTVWDVGGQDKIRPLWRHYFQNTQGLIFVVDSNDRDRIIEARDELHRMLNEDELRDAVLLVFANKQDLPNAMNAAEITDKLGLHSLRQRHWYIQSTCATSGEGLYEGLDWLSNNIVSKA; from the exons ATGGGGCTTACGTTCACAAGGCTGTTTAGCCGACTCTTCGCGAAGAAGGAGATGAGGATTTTGATGGTAGGGCTTGATGCGGCTGGTAAAACCACGATCCTGTACAAGCTCAAGCTCGGAGAGATCGTGACCACCATCCCCACTATTG GCTTCAATGTGGAGACTGTAGAGTACAAGAACATCAGTTTCACTGTTTGGGATGTTGGTGGCCAAGATAAG ATCAGACCTCTATGGAGGCACTACTTCCAGAACACTCAGGGTCTTATTTTTGTGGTTGATAGCAATGACAGAGACCGTATTATTGAGGCAAGGGATGAACTTCATAGGATGCTTAATGAG GATGAGCTACGTGATGCTGTGTTGCTTGTGTTTGCAAATAAGCAAGATCTTCCCAATGCAATGAATGCAGCTGAGATTACTGATAAGCTCGGACTGCATTCCTTGCGACAACGACACTG gTATATACAGAGCACATGTGCCACATCTGGTGAAGGGTTGTACGAGGGGCTGGATTGGCTCTCCAATAATATTGTCAGTAAG GCTTGA
- the LOC135625494 gene encoding F-box protein At4g18380-like, which translates to MQPKARVYADPSRDLDEFERLPDSIVLLIFNKVADVRSLCSCSAVSKRFNSLVFLVHDVYLKIDHVVTIDGDCDDPLSPSSPRHRRLFSNFVKLILSTLLKPFHNLHSTNGGNKPIVPQLSHHSPAQVLKNFAHVRNLRIELPAGEVATEEGVILKWRAEFGSTIQNCVIFGGTRVDRKPVFSEHESPVEDSGSIPDSFYTNGGLKLRVVWTINSLIAASRRHYLLQPIIKDHPTLKSLVLSDADGQGTLNMGVGQLKEFREKPLVASAASNRTQVPASNMKLKYSPYLDLPGGMALQGATLVTIKPSSDGSSGTNTNTTESDAFIFGAFEGPFKVAAKSLMKRRTYLLEMNGF; encoded by the coding sequence ATGCAACCCAAAGCAAGAGTATATGCTGACCCATCCCGTGACCTGGATGAATTCGAGCGGCTGCCTGACTCGATTGTCCTCCTCATCTTCAATAAGGTTGCAGATGTCCGATCGCTCTGTAGCTGCTCTGCTGTTTCGAAACGGTTCAATTCCCTCGTATTTTTGGTCCATGATGTCTATCTTAAGATCGACCATGTGGTGACCATTGATGGTGATTGTGATGATCCCTTGAGCCCATCCTCTCCCAGGCATAGGAGACTCTTCTCCAACTTCGTAAAGCTCATTCTCTCTACTCTTCTAAAACCCTTCCACAACCTTCACAGCACCAATGGCGGTAACAAACCTATCGTCCCACAGCTCTCCCATCACTCTCCTGCACAAGTTCTCAAGAACTTTGCCCATGTCCGCAACCTCAGGATTGAACTGCCTGCTGGAGAAGTTGCAACTGAGGAAGGGGTTATTTTAAAATGGAGAGCTGAGTTTGGGAGTACTATCCAGAATTGTGTAATCTTCGGGGGTACAAGAGTTGACCGGAAGCCGGTCTTCTCTGAGCATGAATCGCCTGTAGAAGACAGCGGAAGCATTCCTGACTCTTTCTACACAAATGGAGGACTAAAGCTTCGTGTTGTCTGGACAATCAATTCTTTGATTGCTGCTTCCAGGAGGCACTATCTTCTCCAGCCTATTATCAAGGACCATCCAACTTTGAAGAGCTTGGTCCTCAGCGACGCTGATGGGCAGGGAACACTAAATATGGGTGTAGGACAGCTGAAGGAGTTCAGAGAAAAGCCACTGGTAGCCTCAGCAGCTTCAAACAGGACACAAGTTCCAGCTTCCAACATGAAATTAAAATATTCTCCCTATTTGGATCTCCCTGGTGGGATGGCATTACAAGGTGCCACCCTAGTGACTATTAAGCCATCTTCTGATGGAAGCAGTGGCACTAACACCAATACGACTGAGAGTGACGCCTTTATTTTTGGAGCATTTGAGGGCCCATTCAAGGTTGCAGCAAAGTCACTGATGAAGCGACGGACTTACCTTCTGGAAATGAATGGTTTCTAG
- the LOC135625495 gene encoding transcription factor GAMYB-like isoform X3, with translation MNHLSTKSDMEMIPEDHMDMPSVDEGRRGKSVSKDGQVLKKGPWTSAEDALLVEYVKEHGEGNWNAVQKNSGLSRCGKSCRLRWANHLRPNLKKGAFTPEEEQLIIKLHAKMGNKWAQMATQLPGRTDNEIKNFWNTRIKRLQRAGLPLYPPNVCCQASDGDQQTQIVSSVTQHQNDILQGNNFNFPDIVFENFDPDHGDLSYTSSFPDISMSRMCQGFESQDHGYTNMLNNVEQLRDSETINVGYYSTFYSGLPSVSQFPFEPSGKIQLAFGLDNPYDPDANIKNLATFGGEISLSHALSNGNFSASRPLSGAWKLELPSLQHAEIDDSSWTAYHSTPRLEAVDTYVESSPTAVSLQSECISPRSSGLLEVMLHEAQALSNSKRHSSQKSSSSSAITHNEMLESSGLNFFDIGWEDCNDPISPLGCSAASIFNEFMPPISGSSIHEFLPSESTTVSAGSLNIMAVAEQISIPNVEEKHVLSQTDFPEPEAVLGSGWLEESSQAGKDCFVSNDAIATPLDQDFCKDTKMVPAGASSNPLQGFGLESYPWNKMPDACQMPELP, from the exons AATATGTTAAAGAGCATGGGGAGGGAAATTGGAATGCAGTTCAGAAAAACTCAGGGCTGTCTCGATGTGGTAAAAGCTGTCGTCTGCGATGGGCTAATCATCTCAGGCCAAATCTAAAGAAAGGTGCCTTTACGCCAGAAGAGGAGCAACTGATCATTAAACTTCATGCTAAGATGGGCAACAAATGGGCTCAGATGGCAACACAA TTACCTGGCCGCACCGATAATGAGATTAAGAACTTTTGGAACACACGAATAAAGAGACTCCAGCGTGCTGGTTTACCCCTGTATCCTCCTAATGTTTGTTGTCAAGCTTCAGATGGAGATCAGCAAACTCAAATTGTCAGCTCTGTAACCCAACACCAGAATGACATCTTGCAGGGAAACAACTTCAATTTTCCTGATATTGTATTTGAGAACTTCGACCCTGATCATGGGGATTTATCTTATACCTCCTCATTTCCAGATATCTCAATGAGTCGCATGTGTCAAGGGTTTGAATCCCAAGACCATGGGTACACGAATATGTTGAATAATGTTGAACAGCTTCGAGACTCCGAAACCATAAATGTTGGCTACTATAGCACTTTCTACAGTGGGCTTCCCTCAGTATCTCAATTTCCATTTGAGCCATCTGGAAAGATACAGTTAGCATTTGGCTTAGATAATCCATATGATCCTGATGCCAACATCAAGAACCTGGCAACTTTTGGAGGTGAAATTTCTCTCAGCCATGCCTTATCAAATGGCAATTTCTCTGCTTCTAGGCCCCTTTCCGGAGCTTGGAAGTTGGAGCTCCCTTCACTCCAACATGCAGAAATTGATGACAGTAGCTGGACTGCATACCATTCCACACCACGTCTTGAGGCAGTTGATACATATGTTGAATCCTCTCCAACAGCTGTCTCATTGCAATCTGAATGCATTTCACCAAGGAGCAGCGGTTTACTAGAGGTGATGCTTCATGAGGCACAGGCACTAAGCAACTCAAAGAGACATTCATCTCAGAAGAGCTCGAGTTCTTCTGCTATCACACATAATGAAATGTTGGAAAGTTCAGGCCTTAACTTCTTTGATATCGGGTGGGAAGATTGCAATGACCCAATTTCTCCCTTGGGCTGTTCTGCTGCTTCTATCTTCAATGAGTTCATGCCTCCCATCAGTGGCAGTTCAATTCATGAGTTTCTACCTTCCGAGTCTACAACCG TTTCTGCAGGTTCACTAAATATCATGGCTGTTGCTGAACAAATTTCAATCCCTAATGTGGAGGAGAAACACGTCTTATCTCAAACAGATTTCCCTGAACCTGAAGCTGTACTGGGATCAGGTTGGCTTGAGGAAAGTTCTCAAGCTGGAAAAGATTGTTTTGTTTCGAATGATGCAATAGCAACACCCTTGGATCAAGACTTTTGCAAAGATACCAAGATGGTGCCTGCTGGGGCATCATCTAATCCTCTGCAAGGATTTGGGCTTGAATCTTATCCATGGAATAAGATGCCTGATGCGTGTCAAATGCCCGAGCTTCCTTGA
- the LOC135625820 gene encoding uncharacterized protein LOC135625820 → MEEEEEEEEEGVLPHLPVQTWTTVSFMEEEDGAFHHLPLRTWTRNDHEAETSAKKPMDTLRGKAIMDSRDDDSHSTTISGDNFNDFCEWQDEVRHGRRDWVLENELYSTGAEPQRTDDELRENLEAVEETLRCLADKDLQYLTIQIRKIPKQALFDALRECADVRRYQLLQLAEQLRGRIADRFEGAEHLIQVRMDLDARARRLEWERSEVQISLEKELERRSIDYSMKLKMLLVDEQELKKQVRELEEQSASLQREISWLGGGGKQNQVTTANSEMEITDLKAAVEELRTENGKLRKDSSELQEKLDASEEDRRRIARCFCEKEKENNELQKLVASLKQECDEQERTIGGLRLGYNNEVESRPTDENDQLSRLQMEQLRLTGVEQKLRKELETCKHEQEKLRHENIGLLSRLQDAGNGGDVSWIKLDQELRARVDCLQTEGLSLLGDLLGLLDSQRVEQKQEPRDDTSGHLPVDYTIRNQSLSRRHENFRISLQTVAKILDEKSLPAEGSSMSKQSEAELEIKQLETESQEYTEELTAARSMLSEVTEQRNQMWEEVKKSKENIMLIDDEVATLKKKTKELKEDILTEEGQIADLRDDVASLKKKTEELKEDILTKEGQIADLEDSLEKPFDLICSSTSVEESQQK, encoded by the exons atggaggaggaggaggaggaggaggaagaaggtgtCCTTCCTCACCTCCCTGTACAAACCTGGACGACAGTCTCATTCATGGAGGAGGAAGATGGTGCCTTTCATCACCTCCCTCTACGAACCTGGACTAGAAATGATCACGAGGCAGAAACGAGTGCAAAGAAGCCAATGGATACACTTCGTGGGAAAGCAATTATGGATTCCCGAGACGATGACTCTCACAGCACAACCATTTCTGGGGACAACTTCAACGATTTTTGTGAATGGCAGGATGAGGTCAGACATGGAAGACGTGATTGGGTTCTTGAAAACGAATTATACAGCACTGGTGCTGAGCCGCAACGTACAGATGACGAGCTAAGAGAAAATTTGGAAGCCGTAGAGGAGACGTTAAGATGTCTAGCCGACAAAGATTTGCAATACCTGACGATCCAGATCAGAAAGATACCTAAGCAAGCATTGTTTGATGCACTTCGAGAATGTGCAGACGTCAGGAGGTACCAATTGCTACAGTTAGCAGAACAATTGAGGGGCAGAATCGCTGATAGGTTTGAAGGAGCAGAGCATTTAATACAAGTTAGGATGGACCTGGACGCTCGGGCTAGGAGATTGGAGTGGGAGAGGAGTGAAGTCCAAATTAGTTTGGAGAAAGAACTGGAGAGGAGGTCGATCGACTACTCCATGAAGCTTAAAATGCTTCTGGTGGATGAACAGGAGCTTAAGAAACAGGTGAGGGAACTGGAAGAGCAAAGCGCATCACTCCAGCGTGAGATTTCTTGGCTTGGAGGCGGTGGCAAGCAAAACCAAGTTACGACTGCGAATTCTGAGATGGAGATCACTGACCTGAAGGCTGCTGTGGAGGAACTGAGAACGGAGAATGGCAAGCTTCGGAAAGACTCGTCGGAGTTGCAGGAGAAGCTCGATGCGAGTGAAGAAGACCGGCGACGTATCGCACGATGCTTCTGcgagaaagaaaaggagaatAACGAGTTGCAGAAGTTGGTTGCGAGTCTGAAACAAGAATGCGACGAACAAGAGAGGACTATTGGTGGTTTGAGATTAGGGTATAACAACGAAGTCGAAAGCAGACCGACAGACGAGAATGATCAGCTAAGCAGACTGCAGATGGAGCAGCTAAGGTTGACGGGGGTCGAACAGAAGCTGAGGAAGGAGTTGGAGACTTGCAAGCATGAACAGGAGAAACTTAGACACGAGAACATTGGCCTGTTGAGTCGTTTGCAAGATGCTGGAAATGGCGGTGACGTCTCATGGATTAAGCTGGACCAGGAGCTTCGTGCTCGAGTAGATTGCTTGCAGACCGAGGGCTTGTCCTTGCTCGGCGACCTATTAGGACTCCTCGACAGCCAACGAGTCGAACAAAAGCAGGAGCCCAGAGATGACACCAGTGGACATTTACCTGTTGATTACACCATCAGAAACCAAAGCTTGAGTAGAAGACATGAAAATTTCAGAATTAGTCTACAAACTGTAGCAAAAATTTTAGATGAGAAGTCACTGCCTGCAGAAGGTAGCAGCATGTCGAAGCAATCAGAG GCTGAATTAGAAATCAAACAACTGGAGACTGAGTCCCAAGAGTACACAGAGGAGCTAACTGCAGCTCGAAGTATGCTTTCAGAGGTGACTGAGCAGAGAAACCAGATGTGGGAAGAAGTGAAGAAATCAAAAGAGAACATTATGCTTATTGATGATGAAGTAGCTACTCTAAAAAAGAAGACGAAAGAACTCAAGGAGGACATTCTTACCGAGGAGGGGCAGATTGCTGATCTGAGAGATGATGTTGCTTCTCTCAAAAAGAAGACGGAAGAACTCAAGGAGGACATTCTTACCAAGGAGGGGCAGATTGCTGATCTAGAAGATAGCCTGGAGAAACCTTTTGACCTCATTTGTAGTTCTACATCAGTGGAAGAGTCTCAACAGAAATAA